From the genome of Bombus pascuorum chromosome 2, iyBomPasc1.1, whole genome shotgun sequence, one region includes:
- the LOC132916857 gene encoding alanine--glyoxylate aminotransferase: protein MQREWNQLAVRKHPPKILQTKLQLPIKTLTSPGPTNCSKRVLQSLQNQIIGHLNPEICQLMDEIKEGLQYVFQTNNRLTLALSVSGHGGMEACLTNLLEPGETVLIVQHGMWGKRAADMATRIGANVKLIEKEHTTAVTLKQLETALQMYNPVAVFMVQAESSTGLKQPLEGFGDLVHKYNALLIVDTVASLCGEPFFMDSWGIDAVYSGSQKVLGAPPGLAPISFSPRAEKKLFQRKTKPMSYYLDMTLLGNYWKCFGNENRLYHHTISATLIYGLREALAEIAEEGLQASWIRHAGAAARLRKGLELRGLRSYVKIPQYQLSTVILIELPPGVDDRIIVQRCMQKYKVEISRGLESTEGKILRIGLLGINATPNKVDLILRALDDALKYVSLSKL from the exons ATGCAACGCGAATGGAATCAATTGGCTGTTCGCAAGCACCCACCAAAGATACTTCAAACCAAACTACAGTTACCGATAAAAACTTTAACGAGCCCCGGGCCGACTAATTGTTCGAAGCGAGTTCTTCAATCTCTTCAGAATCAAATTATAGGCCACCTTAATCCGGAAATTTGTCAg TTGATGGATGAGATTAAGGAAGGTTTGCAATACGTATTTCAAACTAATAATAGACTCACTTTAGCGTTAAGTGTGTCAGGCCATGGCGGTATGGAGGCGTGCTTAACAAATTTACTTGAACCTGGAGAAACTGTGCTCATTGTCCAGCATGGAATGTGGGGTAAAAGAGCGGCTGACATGGCTACTCGAATTGGTGCAAAT gtAAAACTGATAGAAAAAGAACACACCACTGCTGTTACGTTGAAACAATTGGAAACAGCTTTGCAAATGTACAATCCAGTCGCGGTATTCATGGTACAAGCTGAATCTTCCACTGGTTTAAAACAACCATTAGAAGGGTTTGGCGATCTTGTTCACAA ATACAATGCTCTTCTTATCGTTGATACTGTTGCATCACTGTGCGGAGAACCGTTCTTTATGGATTCTTGGGGCATCGATGCAGTTTATTCAGGCAGTCAAAAAGTTCTCGGCGCCCCTCCAGGATTAGCACCTATTTCGTTTAGTCCACGAGCTGA gaagaaattgtttcaaaggaAGACCAAGCCTATGTCCTATTACTTGGATATGACCCTTCTTGGAAATTATTGGAAGTGTTTTGGGAACGAGAATCGTCTGTATCATCACACCATAAGCGCTACGCTTATTTATGGTCTTCGCGAAGCGTTGGCGGAAATCGCTGAGGAGGGCCTGCAAGCATCTTGGATCAGACACGCTGGCGCAGCTGCCAGATTAAGGAAGGGTCTTGAATTACGGGGTCTTCGATCTTATGTGAAAATTCCACAGTATCAATTATCTACGGTTATCTTGATAGAACTGCCACCTGGCGTCGATGATAGAATCATTGTACAACGTTGCATGCAAAA ATACAAAGTGGAAATCAGCAGAGGTTTAGAATCGACTGAAGGAAAAATTTTGCGAATTGGATTGCTAGGGATTAATGCTACACCTAACAAGGTCGACCTTATTTTGCGTGCACTGGATGATGCTTTGAAATACGTGTCACTATCGAAGCTATAG